The Marivivens sp. LCG002 genome contains a region encoding:
- the hmgA gene encoding homogentisate 1,2-dioxygenase — protein sequence MIRATDTTGTYPGYMPGFGNDFETEALPGALPQGMNSPQKCNYGLYGEQLSGTAFTANPPERTWTYRIRPSVKHSARYTKIDVPYWKSAPNVDPDVTSLGQYRWDPIEAEGDLDWITGMRTMTTAGDVNTQVGMASHVYLVTKSMVDAYFFSADSELLVVPQQGRLRFCTELGIIDLEPQEIAILPRGLVYRVEVLEGPCRGFVCENYGQKFELPARGPIGANALANPRDFKAPVAAFEDREVPSTLTIKWCGQFHQTKIGQSPLDVVAWHGNYAPYKYDLKTYCPVGAILFDHPDPSIFTVLTAPSGVPGTANIDFVLFRERWMVAENTFRPPWYHKNIMSELMGNIYGQYDAKPQGFIPGGMSLHNMMIPHGPDKNAFEHASNSNLSPVKLENTMSFMFETRFPQHLTEFAGKEAPLQDDYIDCWEDLEKKFDGTPGTK from the coding sequence ATGATCCGAGCCACCGATACGACCGGAACGTATCCCGGTTACATGCCGGGTTTTGGGAACGACTTCGAAACCGAGGCGCTGCCGGGTGCATTGCCTCAGGGGATGAACTCACCGCAAAAGTGCAACTATGGGCTCTATGGCGAGCAACTTTCGGGCACGGCGTTCACGGCGAACCCGCCCGAGCGCACGTGGACCTATCGTATTCGTCCTTCGGTCAAGCACTCGGCCCGCTATACCAAGATCGATGTGCCCTATTGGAAGTCCGCGCCGAACGTTGACCCTGATGTCACTTCGCTTGGTCAATATCGTTGGGACCCGATCGAAGCAGAGGGCGATCTCGACTGGATCACAGGAATGCGGACCATGACGACCGCAGGCGATGTGAATACCCAAGTCGGTATGGCAAGCCATGTCTACCTTGTGACCAAATCCATGGTGGACGCATATTTTTTCTCGGCTGACTCTGAACTTCTTGTCGTCCCCCAACAAGGCCGTTTGCGGTTCTGCACCGAGCTTGGGATCATCGACCTCGAGCCACAGGAAATCGCGATCCTGCCGCGCGGTCTCGTCTATCGTGTCGAAGTGCTCGAAGGACCCTGCCGCGGATTTGTTTGCGAAAACTATGGCCAAAAGTTCGAGCTGCCCGCCCGTGGGCCCATCGGGGCAAACGCGCTTGCCAACCCGCGCGATTTCAAAGCACCTGTTGCCGCTTTTGAAGACCGCGAGGTCCCCTCGACCCTGACCATCAAATGGTGCGGCCAGTTCCACCAGACCAAGATCGGGCAATCCCCACTCGATGTTGTGGCGTGGCATGGGAACTATGCGCCGTATAAATACGATCTCAAAACCTATTGCCCTGTCGGCGCGATCCTCTTTGACCACCCTGATCCGTCGATCTTTACGGTGCTGACTGCGCCTTCGGGCGTGCCGGGAACCGCGAACATCGACTTTGTTCTCTTCCGTGAGCGTTGGATGGTTGCCGAAAATACCTTCCGTCCGCCTTGGTATCACAAGAACATCATGTCCGAGCTGATGGGCAATATCTATGGCCAGTATGATGCCAAGCCCCAAGGATTCATTCCGGGCGGTATGAGCCTGCACAATATGATGATCCCGCATGGCCCCGATAAGAACGCCTTTGAACATGCGTCGAATTCGAACCTCAGTCCCGTCAAGCTCGAGAACACCATGTCCTTTATGTTCGAGACCCGCTTTCCGCAGCATTTGACCGAATTTGCGGGCAAGGAGGCGCCGCTTCAGGACGACTATATCGATTGCTGGGAAGACCTTGAGAAAAAGTTCGATGGCACTCCAGGAACAAAGTAA
- the fahA gene encoding fumarylacetoacetase: MTKLLRSWVESANSAQCPFPLNNLPYGVFTVNGQSPQCGVAIGDQALNLAAMELDAALSFDQTLVTGSWNAFMALGPSAWAKLRRLLTEMLAEGGRTDLSRYLVPLSDIKMLMPFAVTEYTDFYAGRNHAFNVGTMFRGPENALPPNWLHIPIGYNGRASSVVVSGTPVVRPHGQLKGPNDELPRFGPSARFDIELEMGAIVGTASNGPISVTEAFENIFGYVLLNDWSARDIQAWEYQPLGPFQAKATATTISPWIVTAAALEPFRVSTPEREKPLLDYLAEPAPMLYDIDLEVTMAPEGKSETVISRTNYREMYYSAAQQLAHHTTSGCPMRVGDLLGSGTISGATKESRGSLLELSWGGKEPLTLDTGETRSFIEDGDTLTLRGAAKGEGYTIGFGECSGKLLPARKL, from the coding sequence ATGACAAAGCTGCTCCGCTCTTGGGTCGAGTCCGCGAACTCGGCGCAATGCCCGTTTCCGCTCAACAACCTTCCTTATGGCGTCTTCACCGTAAACGGACAGTCACCGCAATGCGGTGTCGCGATCGGCGATCAAGCTTTGAACCTTGCAGCGATGGAATTGGACGCGGCTTTGTCCTTTGACCAGACACTCGTTACAGGAAGCTGGAATGCCTTCATGGCTCTGGGTCCGAGTGCCTGGGCCAAACTGAGGCGCCTTTTGACCGAGATGCTGGCAGAGGGCGGTCGGACCGACCTTTCCCGATATCTGGTCCCGCTTTCAGATATCAAAATGCTTATGCCTTTTGCGGTGACCGAATATACCGACTTTTACGCGGGTCGAAATCACGCATTCAATGTCGGGACCATGTTCCGCGGGCCCGAAAACGCTCTTCCGCCGAACTGGCTTCATATTCCCATCGGCTATAACGGCCGTGCGTCTTCGGTCGTGGTTTCGGGCACGCCTGTTGTGCGTCCACACGGCCAGCTCAAAGGTCCGAATGACGAACTCCCTCGGTTCGGTCCCTCGGCCCGTTTCGATATCGAGCTTGAAATGGGTGCCATTGTCGGAACCGCCTCGAACGGACCGATCTCTGTGACGGAAGCTTTCGAGAATATCTTTGGCTACGTTCTTTTGAATGACTGGTCCGCGCGCGATATCCAAGCATGGGAATATCAACCTCTGGGGCCGTTCCAAGCCAAGGCGACCGCGACCACAATCAGCCCTTGGATCGTGACAGCCGCCGCTTTGGAGCCGTTCCGCGTATCGACGCCCGAGCGTGAAAAGCCCTTGCTCGACTATCTCGCTGAACCTGCACCGATGCTCTACGACATCGATCTCGAAGTGACTATGGCCCCCGAGGGCAAGTCCGAAACCGTGATCAGTCGCACCAATTATCGCGAGATGTATTACTCTGCCGCCCAACAGCTTGCGCATCACACGACAAGTGGATGCCCTATGCGCGTCGGTGATCTCCTTGGATCAGGCACAATTTCGGGCGCAACCAAAGAAAGCCGCGGTTCGCTCCTCGAACTGAGCTGGGGCGGCAAAGAGCCCCTGACCCTCGACACTGGTGAAACCCGTTCTTTCATAGAAGACGGCGATACCCTGACCTTGCGCGGCGCGGCCAAGGGCGAAGGATATACGATCGGCTTTGGTGAGTGCTCGGGCAAGCTTTTGCCCGCAAGGAAACTCTGA